The sequence below is a genomic window from Verrucomicrobiia bacterium.
TCGGTAACCGGTTCCCCATAGGCCAACTCGGCCTGGGCGGGAATGCCGGCAGCTCGAAACTCGCTGCATACCTCTTTCAGATAAGCCGTATCCTGCGCGATCTCGGGGCTGACGGCGTCCGCTCCATACGTCCGAGCGGCCCAGCCATCCGCAACGTGGAGCAACACCACTCGGCTTTGCGCCAGCTTAGACAGAGGTTTGACATGCTCGATGATCGCCCGGTCAGTCGGTGTGCCGTCCAACGTTACAAGAATCGTCTTATACATGAGCCGAAGACAAAAACCGACACCGAAGCCAAGGTCGCATTTGCCAGCAGGAAGGGTCAAGCCAAGTATTCCGCGGTTCGAACAAACCGGTAAGCGCGGTTTTTGGTGGCCAAGGCCCTGCGGGCTCGCGGCACTTTGTTTTCAGCGGCGCACCGCCAACTCGCGCTCGGTCTTGAGGCGGAGCTGGCCGCAGGCGGCGTCGATATCGACACCCTTTTCTCGGCGCAAAGTGGCGCTGACCTTTTGCCGCTCTAATGCGTCAAGAAAGGCATCTTGCTGCGCCTGGCTGGGCCGTTGCCAGGGCAGCCCCTCGACGGGGTTATAGGGGATGAGATTGATCTTTGCATTCAGGCGCCGCGCAAGGGCGGCGAGTGGTTTGGCCTGGTCCAGGCTATCATTAACCCCGGAAATCAGGATGTACTCGAACGTAATCATCCGGCCTTTGCCCCTCTGGTAATATTCACAAGCGGCCACAAGCTCCCGCAAAGGGTACTTGCGGTTTACAGGCATGATTTTGTTGCGGATGACATCCGTGGGGCCATGCAGTGAGACCGCCAGCCGAAATTGCAGCGGCTCATCGGCCAGTCTCCGAATCTGCGGGGCCAGTCCGCTGGTCGAGACAGTGATTTTGCGCGCCCCGATTCCACCGCCCCAGGGGGCGTTAAGAATTCTCAGGGCCTTGAGGAGGTTGTCGTAATTGGCCAAAGGCTCGCCCATGCCCATGATGACAAGATTGGAGATCAGCCTGGAGGCCTTTGAAGACCAGGACGCGGCCATCCTCTCCACGTTCTCTCCCTGTCGCTCCACTGCCAGGACTTGGTCCACGATTTCATGGGCTTCCAGGTTTCGTTTCAAGCCTTTCAGCCCGCTGGCGCAGAACCTGCACCCATAAGCGCAGCCAACCTGGGTCGAGACGCACAACGTGTGGCGGTCGCTCGGCTCGCCATACAAGGCGGGATTTGCCGGAATCAGGACGCTTTCGATCAACGATTGATCGGCCAGGCGCCAGAGGATTTTCTGTGTGGTATCGGCCGAGCCTTGCTTGCGGACAAGTTCAAGGCACTCGAACGTATAATGAGTTCGCAACTGCTCGCGCAGAGACCGCGGTAAATTCGTCATCGCATCCCAGGAGGTGACCCGGCGGACGTAGAGCCAGTCGAGCAGTTGACCGACTCGATAGGCCGGCTGGCCCCATCCCTGGAACCGGGCCTGCACCTCTTCGAGTGTCTGGGATTTGATGTCCATTCATGCGGCCTTGAGCAATTCCAGGACTTCCTCATCCGTGGTTTGGGAGAAAACGTCGTAATACCGGCCGACGGCGTCGAAATCGGGGTCCACACAAAGGGCAACAACAGCATCGGCTGCTTGTTCGAGGCGTTGGACTGCATTCACTGAGGCCACAGGCGCGGCAACCGTGATGCGGCGCGCCTTCTGCTTTCTAGCTGATAACACTGCCGCTTCCGTAGTCGCTCCGGTGGCCAACCCATCATCCACCAATAGAACCGCTTTGCCTTCGAGAGAACAAAGGCCGCCCGGGTGGAACCGGGTTTGGTAACCCTGGAGACGTTTTTCCTCCTCCTGGATAACCTCCTGGAGTTCTGCGTACATCGCGGGAGCGACGACCTTTGGGTCCAGAACGACCACCCCGTTCTCGGCTAAAGCGCCGACGGCAAACTCCCTTTGAGATGGGTGGCCTATCTTGCGCACGATTAGCACATCCAACGGCAGGCGCAGCACTCGGGCCACCTCAGCCGCTACCACCACCCCACCGCGGGGCAAGCCCAAGACCAGGTCCGCCTGCACCCCTCTATCCTGCAGCAATCGGGCCAGCCTTCGACCAGCATCTTCTCGTGAGGCGAATACCATCTCTGGACTATGATCCTCTATCGCTATGGAAAAGCAAATCTCAGGTCACCAAAGTGCCCACTTTCTCACCCAGCACCACCCGCCTGAGATTGTGGGGCCGGAACAGGTCGAAAACGATAATCGGCATCTTGTTATCCATGCACAGGGAAAAGGCGGTGGAATCCATCACCTTAAGCTGCCTCTGCAAGGCCTCAAGATACTTGATTTGCGAATAGCGCTTGGCCTTGGGGTTGGTCTTGGGGTCCGAATCGTAAATGCCATCCACTTTGGTTGCTTTGAGAATCACCTCCGCCCCAATCTCATTGGCGCGCAGAGCGGCAGCGGTATCCGTGGAAAAATAGGGATTACCAGTGCCTCCGCCGAAGATAACGACCCGGCCCTTTTCCAGGTGCCGCACCGCTCGCCTGCGGATGAACGGCTCGGCCACTTGCGCCATCGTGATGGCGCTCTGGACGCGGGTGGCCACGCCAAGTTTTTCGAGGGCATCCTGCAAGGCCAGCGAATTGATTATCGTTGCCAGCATCCCCATGTAATCGCCCGTCGCCCGCTCGACCCCTCGCTCGCTCCCGCGCAGGCCCCGGAAGATATTGCCGCCACCCACCACGACCACCACTTGCGTGCCCAACTCGCGCACCTCGCGGATTTGGTCCGCCATGTCATGCACTGCCTCCGGCGAGATGCCAATCCCGGATTGACCACCGAGCGCTTCGCCGCTGAGTTTTAAAAGAATCCGCCCATATTTCGGGTGTTTTGTTTGTTTCATGCGTTCCACCAGTTACGGTCCGGGATGCCGCGATGCTTTTAGCAGCCCGCCGGACCGGCGTCAAAGTGAAAGCCTGCGCAAAAACCTTCAAAAAACCCTTGTGGAATTTTTTACAATGAGGCAATTTCTGCGGGCTTCAGGCTGAAAACGTCGATTTGACACCGAGGGGCGTCGTGTCCCTTGCGCTGGCCTCATTAGCACGAGATGCGGGTATTCGGAATCATTTTACTGTGGTGGTTGGTTGCGGGCGCACCCTGTCAGGGGTGGTGCGCCCCGGAGGCGCCCGGCGCCGCCCTGGCAGCTCCTGCGGAGTCGATGGGTCCTAAGTTGACGCAACGGGCTCTTGAAGTGACCCGCATCAACACGCCCTTCGGCCCGTTCCCCATCACCAACTCGATGGTCGTCACCTGGATCGTGGCCTTGGGCCTGATTGTTTGCGCCCAGCTCGCCACGCGCACCATGAAAGAGGTGCCAGAAGGGGCGCAGAACTTCTGGGAATGGCTCGTCGAGGGTTTGTATAATTTTCTTTCAGAGATCGTAGGCCCGCAACTGGTGCGAAGGACCTTTTGGTTTTTTGCGACCATCTTCATATTCATTTTATTTACGAACTGGTTCGGATTAATCCCCGGGGTCGGCACCGTGGGTTGGGGGATGCAAACGCCTCATGGTTTTGAAATCACGAATCCGCTTTTGCGGGGAGGAAATGCCGATTTAAACATGACCACCGCCATGTCGTCCATCTTCATGGTTCTCTGGCTGATCTGGGCATTGCAGTCCAATGGCATCGTTGGTTTTGCGCTGCATCTCTTCGGGCCCAAGGGCGAGAGTACCGGGATCATCAAGTACTTCATGATCGTGGTCTTTTTCTTCGTCGGGTTTCTCGAACTGCTTTCCATCGCCTTCCGGCCCATTTCTTTGAGCTTCCGGCTTTATGGGAACATTTTTGCCGGAGAGAACCTGCTCGAGGCGATGTCCAACACGATCCAGCATCCCGCCTGGGCGCGGGCTTTGTTTAGCGTGCTGCTGCCAATCCCGTTTTACTTTCTCGAAGTGCTGGTTGGGTTGGTGCAGGCCTTTGTATTCATGCTGCTGACGGCTGTGTTTACGGCGCTGATCTGCGCCCATGAAGAAGAACCCGGCAAAGAACATCATTGAAGATTTCGGCGGCTTGACCGTGTTCAATCGCGGGAGCCGTCGAGCGACAAAGCAAAACAAAAGGAACAGTATGTTAACGCCCATGTTGGGAGAGATAACTGGCAGCATTCACGTCGGTTTGGCGGGCCTTGGGTCCGCTATCGGCGTGGCGCTGGTCGGCATGAAGGCCTCCGAGGCGGTTGGACGCAACCCCGGCGCCTTCGGACGCATCATTACGCTGGCAGTGCTCGGCATGGCCTTGTCTGAGGCCATCGTCTTCTACGCCATTTATCTCGTTCGATAACGGTTGGGCGCGGGGCCGTTACCCGGCTCCGCGCCAACCCGAGGCGCATTTTTTATGCAGCATTTGATATTGTTCGGAGACTTAGGCAGTGAGCTTGCCCAAAGCGCGTCAGAGACAGCGCATCGGTTCGGCTGGGACCTGCCGCATTTTATTGCGCAGGTTATTAGCTTCTCGCTGGTTGCGCTGCTTTTGTATCTCTTTGCCTATAAGCGCATACTCCAGATGCTCGACGAGCGCCGCCAACGCATCGCCGAAGGCCTGGCCAACGCCGAAAAAATTAAAACCGAACTCGCCAGCACCGAGGCCCAGAGAATCCAGGTGCTCTCGAAAGCCGAGGCGCAAGCCAGCCGGATGATCGAAGAGGCCCGGGCCGCCGCTGCGCGCGTCAAGGAACAGGAAACGCAAAAGGCCATTGCCACCGCAGAGCAGATTGTCGTCAAGGCGCGCGAGGCGGCTGCAGCCGATCATGCCCGGATGCTGGTTGAACTTAAACGCGAGGTGGGACGTCTGGTGGTCCAGACTACAGCCACCGTGACAGGCAAGATTTTGACGCCAGAAGACCAGCGGCGCCTGGCCGAAGAGACCGCAAAGCAAGTCGGTTAATCCATCCGAAGACATGAGGATTTCAAAACAAGCCCGCCGCGAAGCCAAGGAGCTGTTTCGCTGTTGCCTCGTCAAGGGACTCTTGGACGAGAACCGGGCGCGCCTGGCGGTGCAGCGGGTGTTGGAAACCAGGCCGCGCGGCTACCTGGCTATCCTGTCGCATTTCGAACGGCTGGCAAGGCTTGACCTTGAACAACACATGGCCGTAATCGAAAGCGCGCTCCCTTTGGCGCCCGAGTTGCAGCAGAACGTTCGGGCGTCCCTTGATCGAGTTTACGGTGAGGGCCTGAGGATTTCCTTTGCCCAAAGACCAGCGCTCATAGGCGGCATGCGTATCCGGGTGGGAAGCGACGTCTATGATGGCAGCGTCCAGGCCCGCCTGGCAGCCCTGCAGGAAAGTTTTTGAATTTCATTTATGAGCAACCTATTGCAAGAAATCGAAGCCCAAATTGCCGGCCTCAAGAACGTCGCGACAAAGCAAAACGTGGGAACTGTGCGCGAGATTGGCGATGGTGTGGCTAAAATCGAGGGCCTTACGGATGCGATGCTCAACGAGATGCTGGATTTTGGCAACGGCATCA
It includes:
- a CDS encoding F0F1 ATP synthase subunit delta; translation: MRISKQARREAKELFRCCLVKGLLDENRARLAVQRVLETRPRGYLAILSHFERLARLDLEQHMAVIESALPLAPELQQNVRASLDRVYGEGLRISFAQRPALIGGMRIRVGSDVYDGSVQARLAALQESF
- the atpB gene encoding F0F1 ATP synthase subunit A, whose amino-acid sequence is MRVFGIILLWWLVAGAPCQGWCAPEAPGAALAAPAESMGPKLTQRALEVTRINTPFGPFPITNSMVVTWIVALGLIVCAQLATRTMKEVPEGAQNFWEWLVEGLYNFLSEIVGPQLVRRTFWFFATIFIFILFTNWFGLIPGVGTVGWGMQTPHGFEITNPLLRGGNADLNMTTAMSSIFMVLWLIWALQSNGIVGFALHLFGPKGESTGIIKYFMIVVFFFVGFLELLSIAFRPISLSFRLYGNIFAGENLLEAMSNTIQHPAWARALFSVLLPIPFYFLEVLVGLVQAFVFMLLTAVFTALICAHEEEPGKEHH
- the pyrH gene encoding UMP kinase: MKQTKHPKYGRILLKLSGEALGGQSGIGISPEAVHDMADQIREVRELGTQVVVVVGGGNIFRGLRGSERGVERATGDYMGMLATIINSLALQDALEKLGVATRVQSAITMAQVAEPFIRRRAVRHLEKGRVVIFGGGTGNPYFSTDTAAALRANEIGAEVILKATKVDGIYDSDPKTNPKAKRYSQIKYLEALQRQLKVMDSTAFSLCMDNKMPIIVFDLFRPHNLRRVVLGEKVGTLVT
- a CDS encoding universal stress protein yields the protein MYKTILVTLDGTPTDRAIIEHVKPLSKLAQSRVVLLHVADGWAARTYGADAVSPEIAQDTAYLKEVCSEFRAAGIPAQAELAYGEPVTEIVKWVEKKGCDLVAMSTHGHRLLADIFLGTTASRVQHQLKVPVLLLRAK
- the atpF gene encoding F0F1 ATP synthase subunit B; this translates as MQHLILFGDLGSELAQSASETAHRFGWDLPHFIAQVISFSLVALLLYLFAYKRILQMLDERRQRIAEGLANAEKIKTELASTEAQRIQVLSKAEAQASRMIEEARAAAARVKEQETQKAIATAEQIVVKAREAAAADHARMLVELKREVGRLVVQTTATVTGKILTPEDQRRLAEETAKQVG
- a CDS encoding phosphoribosyltransferase family protein, producing MVFASREDAGRRLARLLQDRGVQADLVLGLPRGGVVVAAEVARVLRLPLDVLIVRKIGHPSQREFAVGALAENGVVVLDPKVVAPAMYAELQEVIQEEEKRLQGYQTRFHPGGLCSLEGKAVLLVDDGLATGATTEAAVLSARKQKARRITVAAPVASVNAVQRLEQAADAVVALCVDPDFDAVGRYYDVFSQTTDEEVLELLKAA
- the rlmN gene encoding 23S rRNA (adenine(2503)-C(2))-methyltransferase RlmN, with the protein product MDIKSQTLEEVQARFQGWGQPAYRVGQLLDWLYVRRVTSWDAMTNLPRSLREQLRTHYTFECLELVRKQGSADTTQKILWRLADQSLIESVLIPANPALYGEPSDRHTLCVSTQVGCAYGCRFCASGLKGLKRNLEAHEIVDQVLAVERQGENVERMAASWSSKASRLISNLVIMGMGEPLANYDNLLKALRILNAPWGGGIGARKITVSTSGLAPQIRRLADEPLQFRLAVSLHGPTDVIRNKIMPVNRKYPLRELVAACEYYQRGKGRMITFEYILISGVNDSLDQAKPLAALARRLNAKINLIPYNPVEGLPWQRPSQAQQDAFLDALERQKVSATLRREKGVDIDAACGQLRLKTERELAVRR
- a CDS encoding ATP synthase F0 subunit C; translated protein: MLTPMLGEITGSIHVGLAGLGSAIGVALVGMKASEAVGRNPGAFGRIITLAVLGMALSEAIVFYAIYLVR